In Desulfofustis limnaeus, the genomic stretch GCCGGCTCGGCAGTGGTGGCCCTGTTCAGCTTGAAGCTCTTTTTTTCCTTTGACCCTTCGGTGGTGTTGGCCTTTGTCGAGCAGCGGCCGCTGCTCGAGTCGTTCGGTATCAGCTATCACCTCGGTATCGACGGCATCAGCTTGCTGGTCCTGATGGCGGCGGGGCTGCTCTTCCCCCTCGTCTATCTGCTGTTTCGAACCAGGGACAAGGGTTATTACGGAAATCTGCTGCTCGTGCAGGGAGCCATGATCGGTGCGGTATGCGCTGCCGACATGGTGTTGTTCTACGTCTTCTGGGAGATCATGCTACTGCCTATGTTCTTCATGATCGGCCTTTACGGCGGACCCAGGCGGCTGCCGGCAACCATCAAGATCACCATTTACACCATAACCGGATCTCTGCTGATGCTGGCCTCCATTGTCTATCTCGGCCTGGCGCACCACGCTCAGACCGGTCAGTGGAGTTTTGCCATGGCTGCCTTGACCGAGCTTTCTTTGAGCGGACCGGGTGCCACGCTGGCCTTTTTCGGGTTCATGGCGGCCTTTGCCATCAAGATCCCGCTCTTCCCTTTTCATACCTGGCTGCCCGACGCATACACCGAGGCGCCCGCCGCCACCACCTTCGTGCTTTCGGCGATCATGGCCAAAATCGGGGTGTACGGGGTTATCCGTTTTGTGTTGCCGGTCTTCGACGAGAGCCTGGTCCGCTATGCGTTACTGTTCAGCTGGGCCGGTGTCATCTCCATGCTCTATTGCGGTTTGGCGGCATTGGCTCAGAATGATTTCAAACGGTTGCTGGCGTTTTCCTCCGCCTCGCACATGGGGATTATCGCTCTGGGCGTCTTCTGCCTCAATCTCCAGGCCTTGACCGGGACCCTTTATCAGATCGTCGCCCATGCCACCAGCACCGGATTGCTTTTCTTGCTGCTCGGTTTGGTCGAAGAACAGAGTGAGTCCCG encodes the following:
- a CDS encoding complex I subunit 4 family protein codes for the protein MLDNMLSVMIFLPILGGLTILLLPFGRDAARAIGLAGSAVVALFSLKLFFSFDPSVVLAFVEQRPLLESFGISYHLGIDGISLLVLMAAGLLFPLVYLLFRTRDKGYYGNLLLVQGAMIGAVCAADMVLFYVFWEIMLLPMFFMIGLYGGPRRLPATIKITIYTITGSLLMLASIVYLGLAHHAQTGQWSFAMAALTELSLSGPGATLAFFGFMAAFAIKIPLFPFHTWLPDAYTEAPAATTFVLSAIMAKIGVYGVIRFVLPVFDESLVRYALLFSWAGVISMLYCGLAALAQNDFKRLLAFSSASHMGIIALGVFCLNLQALTGTLYQIVAHATSTGLLFLLLGLVEEQSESRQIDSFGGMASRAPILAVFFAVAMLASVGLPGTSGFIGEFLIILGAIKFNVVIGVLAATTLVVGVCYMLWLFQRLFFQKPGKSTDRCRELSLVEAATILPVIVLIIVMGVYPQPFLDRIIPSAERQIVKVVSERAAVAEHAPVSNQFQEQN